A genomic window from Natrinema sp. HArc-T2 includes:
- a CDS encoding alkaline phosphatase PhoX, which produces MVDLTRRNLMEASVAAALGASVTGVASAADPDDPDTPLAPHVDGELKRFSSTALGAEVTGPFVFGDGSLLYSLQHPSRDNPAPYDEAGIGYFSGFQFELDGSNDDFDELSTPQTNAEQQTVRGADGEYTFLAQAHEPINGGTEELGVVQTPDGENITTDAFAGTQYGDAAYNPDCNQFVPTTADGTEGYLFTNWENSPGNVSRIPISRTDDGEWEADLENAINLANTEPMRELGGTRINCYGDLSPWETMLSSEENYAHPRVSLAATVGDIVEAGTGKGRRGAHEFWNRPNPSAIQSAIDDYYGDESWGIQGYWAMTGVEFLAYYLGSDPVDQGADGNTTEPIDDVYPNPYRYGYHVDVREPTADPPQPVKYYVMGRAAWEAPDIQSDKKTVYGCSDGDSKGIYKFVADEPIDSYDDPMDVAGTLYAPKVTNEEAARELPPAAVNLELEWLELGHATNREVEAWIAKYDGITQTDYLETHAETDWETDLETALEEADREVVENGNQDYITDAEIVRWADQYEANGPDGVDPALRRVPFLETRAAAKEIGATIEFNKAEGVDSVDGAGPGDYVYFAISELNDDLSAEEGYEDVGDVQLERVDGGVVYRAELEADFNVSELEPVIVGPDASDPAAVADDALINVDNVLVMDDGRVLCCEDADQFGRSYSNDCLYVYEPPENDSPDRPTDHPGRGHGGAGDDAADGFPGRPTDQPGRGRGRTDNDD; this is translated from the coding sequence ATGGTCGATTTAACTCGACGAAACCTGATGGAAGCCTCGGTCGCCGCAGCGTTGGGTGCAAGCGTCACCGGCGTCGCGAGCGCCGCCGACCCTGACGATCCCGATACGCCGCTGGCACCGCACGTCGACGGAGAGTTAAAGCGGTTCTCCTCGACCGCGCTCGGCGCGGAAGTCACCGGACCGTTCGTGTTCGGTGATGGCTCGCTGCTCTACAGCCTCCAGCACCCGAGCCGCGACAACCCCGCGCCGTACGACGAGGCAGGTATCGGTTACTTCAGCGGCTTCCAGTTCGAGCTCGACGGCAGCAACGACGATTTTGACGAACTGTCGACGCCCCAGACGAACGCCGAACAGCAGACGGTTCGTGGCGCGGACGGCGAGTACACGTTCCTCGCACAGGCCCACGAGCCGATCAACGGGGGCACCGAAGAACTCGGCGTCGTCCAGACGCCCGACGGCGAGAATATCACGACCGACGCGTTCGCCGGCACACAGTACGGCGACGCCGCGTACAACCCTGACTGTAACCAGTTCGTCCCCACGACTGCGGACGGCACCGAGGGCTACCTCTTTACCAACTGGGAGAACAGCCCCGGCAACGTCTCTCGGATTCCGATCAGCCGGACCGACGATGGCGAGTGGGAGGCCGACCTCGAGAACGCGATCAATCTCGCCAACACCGAGCCGATGCGCGAACTCGGCGGGACGCGCATCAACTGTTACGGCGATCTGAGCCCGTGGGAGACGATGCTCTCCTCCGAGGAGAACTACGCGCACCCGCGCGTCTCGCTGGCCGCGACCGTCGGCGACATCGTCGAGGCGGGGACGGGCAAGGGACGCCGCGGCGCCCACGAGTTCTGGAACCGACCGAACCCCTCGGCGATTCAGAGCGCCATTGATGACTACTACGGCGACGAGTCCTGGGGTATTCAGGGCTACTGGGCGATGACTGGCGTCGAGTTCCTCGCGTACTACCTCGGTTCCGACCCGGTCGATCAGGGCGCCGACGGGAACACGACCGAGCCGATCGACGACGTCTATCCCAACCCCTACCGCTACGGCTACCACGTCGACGTCCGCGAGCCGACGGCTGACCCGCCACAGCCGGTCAAATACTACGTGATGGGACGGGCCGCCTGGGAAGCACCTGACATCCAGTCCGACAAAAAGACCGTCTACGGCTGCTCTGACGGCGACAGTAAAGGGATCTACAAGTTCGTTGCTGACGAGCCGATCGACAGCTACGACGATCCCATGGATGTCGCCGGCACGCTCTACGCCCCCAAAGTGACCAACGAGGAAGCTGCTCGCGAACTGCCGCCGGCGGCAGTCAACCTCGAGCTCGAGTGGCTCGAGTTGGGCCACGCCACGAACCGGGAGGTCGAGGCGTGGATCGCCAAGTACGACGGTATCACCCAGACGGACTACCTCGAGACCCACGCCGAGACCGACTGGGAAACGGACCTCGAAACCGCACTCGAGGAAGCTGACAGGGAGGTCGTCGAAAACGGCAATCAGGACTACATCACCGACGCGGAGATCGTCCGCTGGGCCGACCAGTACGAGGCAAACGGTCCAGACGGCGTCGATCCGGCACTCCGTCGCGTGCCGTTCCTCGAGACGCGCGCGGCTGCCAAGGAGATCGGCGCGACCATCGAGTTCAACAAAGCCGAGGGCGTCGACAGCGTCGACGGGGCCGGTCCGGGCGACTACGTCTACTTCGCCATCTCGGAACTCAACGACGACCTCTCTGCCGAGGAGGGCTACGAGGACGTTGGCGACGTCCAGCTCGAACGAGTCGACGGCGGCGTCGTCTATCGGGCGGAACTCGAGGCGGATTTCAACGTCTCGGAGCTCGAGCCGGTCATCGTCGGGCCGGACGCGAGCGATCCGGCGGCCGTCGCGGACGACGCGCTCATCAACGTCGACAACGTGCTCGTGATGGACGACGGTCGCGTGCTCTGCTGTGAGGACGCCGATCAGTTCGGTCGCTCCTACAGCAACGACTGCCTCTACGTGTACGAACCGCCGGAAAACGACTCCCCCGACCGTCCGACCGACCATCCGGGGCGTGGCCACGGCGGAGCCGGTGACGACGCCGCCGACGGCTTCCCAGGTCGTCCCACCGATCAGCCGGGACGTGGTCGCGGACGAACGGACAACGACGACTGA
- a CDS encoding DNA double-strand break repair nuclease NurA, producing MTLDPVHFDGIARLARRIDHGTDERDRRAFAETVWEEFLDPLLDDGRRVLEPVDEQARRLVDCEAVALRDREFPTEHGLDAGTINPTTFKNGLVIDIAQAAMSATPSDLDLHRSRTTVMTVHSNDETMTVDETWGKFDEGYSRSRAVKIPPLPRFAEGVVHALALYLAESTHARDHADDVSDLLVLDGPLYPRGLLRWADQHPDLADFLLDDPRPTTVLENYVRLVETFVDRDVPLVGFVKNPATRVVTRTLKSNREIDVSVPWADDSALFTRLLERGEYVDDVDGERWERDMSALTYTNWFRSRGGVDQPLSAEGDALGVDRRLERSAYEVTFFVVYDPRDDLLYRIEAPYAFTKDQDMRERLTMQVLQDVAVAHGPPTIVEKADELARISNAEKASLRETLEEQFDAVQDRTYDDHRWNDQPY from the coding sequence ATGACGCTCGATCCGGTCCACTTCGACGGTATCGCGCGACTCGCGAGGCGGATCGACCACGGGACCGACGAGCGCGACCGTCGCGCCTTCGCCGAGACCGTCTGGGAGGAGTTTCTCGATCCCTTGCTCGACGATGGCCGGCGAGTCCTCGAGCCGGTCGACGAGCAGGCGCGGCGGCTGGTCGACTGCGAAGCCGTTGCCCTGCGCGACCGCGAGTTCCCGACCGAACACGGCCTCGACGCGGGGACGATCAACCCGACGACGTTCAAAAACGGGCTCGTCATCGACATCGCGCAGGCGGCGATGAGCGCGACGCCGAGCGACCTCGACCTCCACCGGTCGCGGACGACCGTGATGACGGTCCACTCGAACGACGAGACGATGACCGTCGACGAGACGTGGGGCAAGTTCGACGAGGGTTACAGCCGGAGCCGCGCGGTCAAGATCCCACCGCTACCGCGGTTCGCCGAAGGCGTCGTCCACGCACTGGCGCTGTACCTCGCCGAGAGCACCCACGCCCGTGATCACGCCGACGACGTTTCTGATCTCCTCGTCCTCGACGGGCCGCTGTATCCACGTGGCCTGCTGCGCTGGGCCGACCAGCACCCCGATCTGGCCGACTTCCTGCTCGACGACCCGCGGCCCACGACCGTCCTCGAGAACTACGTCCGGCTGGTCGAGACGTTCGTCGACCGGGACGTGCCACTCGTCGGCTTCGTCAAAAACCCCGCGACGCGCGTCGTCACGCGGACGCTGAAATCGAACCGGGAGATCGACGTTAGCGTCCCGTGGGCAGACGATTCGGCGCTGTTTACCCGGCTGCTCGAGCGCGGCGAGTACGTCGACGACGTCGACGGCGAGCGCTGGGAGCGGGACATGTCGGCGCTGACCTATACGAACTGGTTCCGCTCACGCGGTGGCGTCGATCAGCCGCTGTCAGCGGAGGGCGATGCACTCGGCGTCGACCGTCGCCTCGAGCGGTCGGCTTACGAAGTCACGTTTTTCGTCGTCTACGATCCGCGTGACGATCTGCTGTATCGGATCGAGGCACCCTACGCGTTCACGAAAGACCAAGACATGCGCGAGCGACTGACGATGCAGGTGTTACAGGACGTCGCCGTCGCACACGGCCCGCCGACGATCGTCGAAAAAGCCGATGAACTCGCTCGGATCAGCAACGCGGAGAAGGCCTCGCTTCGCGAGACGCTTGAGGAGCAGTTCGACGCGGTTCAGGACCGGACCTACGACGATCACCGCTGGAACGACCAGCCGTACTGA
- a CDS encoding ATP-binding protein, whose protein sequence is MTDLGDFGDFDAGADADAESAADAADSSTAAAGSDEPATASSTTDGANDAFEPTPVEPSGDDVGIGALCVSQGLRIAEDGDDTTLQAYITRGNRSSIRIGSYLLAPYPDGETLFCRITGLEYAQQYHADDATEIHARRAMRSDGIDESDYKFVATLEPVAVLYDDDGDLKRRMTDRVPKPQTVIRQADDTEAIKTGLKMPDDGVFLGHLSVGGEKVRTAATPPTIDYRLKDDYDAGDPLVFRHTLIAGGTGSGKTHGAKNILRQYLADERTYPMADGRAVQPAVVQFDPQDEYAQMHDDNPELDGDFARRLEREGIAYGGVSDTTAFVPKVGSASYAAGHHRAKQVEFTIPFSMVHDNPWLVAGSGLNDNQYGALVSVLLQRFRNQYGEDGTYEEFTTFLDDPALREELDESGRVHEATFDAVRRRVLGFGHVFDQDARPITDLVHEFVRPGGLTVVPTYHINDTRATETVVLAVSSLLIDQKLSNDPTYDRIKETPLVLGMDEAHNFLTDADSVQAGKVITKFTEAAKQGRKERLGLFLITQDPQDIHDAVFKQINTTIVLNLGDEDAIKSVNIPSNLESKVPYMEKGQMVVYSPDNSEPVELIGLPKCLTRHGRD, encoded by the coding sequence ATGACTGACCTGGGAGACTTCGGCGATTTCGACGCCGGTGCCGATGCCGATGCGGAGTCGGCAGCCGACGCAGCCGATTCGTCGACGGCAGCGGCAGGATCCGACGAGCCGGCGACTGCGAGTTCGACGACCGACGGCGCGAACGACGCGTTCGAGCCGACGCCGGTCGAACCCAGCGGTGACGATGTCGGCATCGGTGCGCTCTGTGTCTCCCAGGGACTTCGGATCGCCGAGGACGGCGACGACACGACCCTGCAGGCCTACATCACCCGCGGCAACCGCTCGTCGATCCGCATCGGGAGCTACCTGCTCGCACCCTATCCCGACGGCGAGACGTTGTTCTGTCGGATTACGGGACTCGAGTACGCCCAGCAGTACCACGCCGACGACGCGACGGAGATCCACGCCCGGCGGGCGATGCGCTCCGACGGGATCGACGAGTCCGACTACAAGTTCGTTGCGACGCTCGAGCCGGTTGCGGTGCTCTACGATGATGACGGCGACCTCAAACGCCGGATGACCGACCGCGTGCCGAAACCGCAGACCGTGATCCGGCAGGCCGACGACACCGAGGCGATCAAGACCGGGTTGAAGATGCCCGACGACGGCGTCTTTCTGGGCCATCTCTCGGTCGGCGGTGAGAAAGTCCGGACGGCAGCCACCCCGCCGACGATCGATTACCGGTTGAAAGACGACTACGATGCGGGCGATCCGCTCGTTTTCCGGCACACGCTGATCGCCGGCGGGACGGGCTCGGGGAAGACCCACGGCGCGAAGAACATCCTGCGACAGTATCTCGCCGACGAGCGCACGTATCCGATGGCCGACGGTCGCGCGGTCCAGCCCGCGGTCGTTCAGTTCGACCCACAGGACGAGTACGCTCAGATGCACGACGACAATCCCGAGTTGGACGGCGACTTCGCGCGTCGGCTCGAGCGCGAGGGGATCGCCTACGGCGGTGTCTCCGATACGACCGCCTTCGTCCCGAAAGTCGGGTCGGCGTCGTACGCTGCGGGCCATCACCGTGCGAAGCAGGTCGAATTCACCATTCCGTTCTCGATGGTCCACGATAATCCGTGGCTGGTCGCAGGCAGCGGGTTAAACGACAACCAGTACGGCGCGCTCGTCAGCGTGCTCCTGCAGCGATTCCGGAACCAGTACGGCGAGGATGGCACGTACGAGGAGTTTACGACGTTCCTCGACGATCCCGCGCTGCGCGAGGAACTCGACGAGTCCGGTCGCGTCCACGAAGCGACCTTCGACGCGGTCCGCCGGCGCGTGCTCGGCTTCGGCCACGTCTTCGATCAGGACGCTCGACCGATCACCGATCTGGTCCACGAGTTCGTCCGCCCCGGCGGGCTCACCGTGGTGCCGACCTACCACATCAACGACACGCGAGCGACCGAAACCGTCGTGCTCGCGGTCTCGTCGCTGTTGATCGACCAGAAGCTCTCGAACGATCCGACCTACGACCGAATCAAGGAGACGCCGCTCGTGCTGGGCATGGACGAGGCACACAACTTCCTGACCGACGCCGACAGCGTGCAGGCCGGGAAAGTCATCACCAAGTTCACCGAGGCCGCCAAACAGGGCCGCAAGGAACGACTCGGTCTCTTCTTGATCACGCAGGACCCCCAGGACATCCACGACGCCGTCTTCAAACAGATCAACACGACCATCGTGTTGAATCTCGGCGACGAGGACGCGATCAAGAGTGTGAACATCCCGAGCAACCTCGAGTCGAAGGTTCCCTACATGGAGAAAGGGCAGATGGTCGTCTATTCGCCCGACAATTCGGAGCCGGTCGAGCTGATCGGGCTGCCGAAATGTCTGACTCGACACGGGCGGGATTGA
- the gpmI gene encoding 2,3-bisphosphoglycerate-independent phosphoglycerate mutase has product MEAALIVLDGWGLGDGGRDAVDAAETPVFDRLAESGAYGRLEVAGRRVGLPEGQMGNSEVGHLNIGAGRVVYQEYTRISDSIADGSFRENDAINGAFDRARDNDGRVHFVGLVSDGGVHSDQEHLHALIELAADRDVEAVTHAITDGRDTSPTGGRDYLGTLEDVIAEHGTGDVATVSGRYYAMDRDQNWERTKRAYDAIANRDAEWTAESAVDAVEESYDCGETDEFVKPTLISDQPALEDGDAVVWFNFRSDRARQLTRMLADIRPDDWVDEFATNPPDAEVVMMTQYDKTFDLPVAYPPNQPEQVLGEVLADAGKTQLRIAESEKYAHVTYFLNGGREVEFDGESRKIVKSPDVPTYDQQPEMSAPEVTDTAIDTIDSDDPDVLVLNYANPDMVGHTGDYEAAIEAVEAVDEQLGRLVDRLEAADAHVLITADHGNADDMGTEDDPHTAHTYNEVPLVYLAPDGSDGGRTVREGGTLADIAPTMLEAIDLDQPPEMTGESLLE; this is encoded by the coding sequence ATGGAAGCTGCGCTGATCGTCCTCGACGGCTGGGGACTCGGTGACGGCGGCAGGGACGCGGTCGACGCGGCCGAAACGCCGGTTTTCGACCGCCTGGCAGAATCGGGCGCGTACGGACGACTCGAGGTCGCCGGTCGACGCGTCGGCCTCCCCGAGGGACAGATGGGCAACAGCGAGGTCGGCCACCTGAACATCGGTGCCGGTCGGGTCGTCTATCAGGAGTACACCCGCATTTCGGACTCCATCGCGGACGGCTCCTTCCGGGAGAACGACGCGATCAACGGGGCGTTCGACCGAGCGCGTGACAACGACGGTCGGGTCCACTTCGTCGGCCTCGTCAGCGACGGAGGCGTCCACTCCGATCAGGAACACCTCCACGCACTGATCGAGTTGGCGGCAGACCGTGACGTCGAGGCCGTCACCCACGCGATCACCGACGGTCGGGATACCTCGCCGACCGGGGGCCGAGACTACCTCGGCACGCTCGAGGACGTGATCGCCGAGCACGGCACCGGCGACGTGGCGACGGTCTCGGGCCGGTACTACGCGATGGACCGCGATCAGAACTGGGAGCGGACCAAACGAGCGTACGACGCCATCGCCAACCGCGACGCGGAGTGGACCGCCGAGTCAGCCGTCGACGCGGTCGAAGAATCGTACGACTGCGGTGAGACCGACGAGTTCGTCAAGCCGACACTCATTTCGGATCAGCCGGCGCTCGAGGACGGCGACGCAGTCGTCTGGTTCAACTTCCGCTCCGATCGAGCGCGACAGCTCACCCGGATGCTCGCGGACATCCGACCCGACGACTGGGTCGATGAGTTCGCAACCAACCCACCGGATGCCGAGGTCGTGATGATGACTCAGTACGACAAGACGTTCGACCTCCCCGTAGCTTACCCGCCGAACCAGCCCGAACAGGTGCTCGGCGAGGTGCTTGCCGACGCCGGGAAGACGCAGTTGCGGATCGCCGAATCCGAAAAATACGCTCACGTCACCTACTTCCTCAATGGTGGCCGCGAGGTCGAGTTCGACGGCGAGAGCCGAAAGATCGTCAAGAGTCCCGACGTGCCGACCTACGACCAGCAGCCCGAAATGAGCGCGCCCGAGGTGACCGACACCGCGATCGACACCATCGATTCCGACGATCCAGACGTCCTCGTGCTCAACTACGCCAACCCGGACATGGTCGGCCACACCGGCGACTACGAGGCAGCCATCGAGGCCGTCGAAGCCGTCGACGAACAGCTCGGGCGACTCGTCGACCGACTCGAGGCCGCCGACGCACATGTCCTTATCACCGCAGATCACGGCAACGCCGACGACATGGGGACCGAAGACGATCCCCACACGGCACACACGTACAACGAGGTGCCGCTGGTCTATCTCGCTCCCGACGGCTCCGACGGCGGTCGCACCGTCCGCGAGGGCGGCACGCTCGCCGATATCGCGCCGACGATGCTCGAGGCCATCGACCTCGACCAGCCACCCGAGATGACCGGCGAGTCGCTGCTCGAGTGA
- a CDS encoding cohesin domain-containing protein, producing MTVPRAAAGRGGVTSDASRAAIVIGTAVLLALSLAGIAGTVVAIDQVAILSPDRTTIEATPGETLEIDVTLQSQGGHGGEGVTNVSLVAQYHPDYLEVTDIERGPWLEGEDTEVQTATAIGNDQGTAIIEQRREPAAGGTAGTGTIATLTVRVAADAPPGTTPISFDDSNVALTGDWPIAVVDESVTVATDGGAESLGTFEHPDPDTLTLESGGATANDSIDDGTAEHDGGLAVPGFTALLALIAVSVIAGALWVSRERRR from the coding sequence ATGACGGTGCCACGCGCAGCCGCTGGTCGCGGTGGTGTGACGAGCGACGCCAGCAGGGCCGCCATCGTCATTGGGACTGCCGTCTTGCTCGCACTGTCGCTGGCTGGCATCGCGGGAACGGTCGTCGCGATCGATCAGGTCGCGATCCTCTCGCCTGATCGGACGACGATCGAGGCGACGCCCGGCGAGACGCTCGAGATCGACGTCACGCTCCAGAGTCAGGGCGGCCACGGCGGCGAGGGCGTTACGAACGTGTCGCTGGTCGCCCAGTACCACCCCGACTATCTCGAGGTGACCGACATCGAACGGGGGCCGTGGCTCGAGGGCGAGGACACCGAGGTCCAGACGGCGACGGCGATCGGCAACGACCAAGGAACCGCGATCATCGAGCAGCGCCGCGAGCCGGCGGCTGGGGGAACCGCCGGGACGGGAACGATCGCGACGCTGACGGTCCGCGTTGCTGCGGACGCGCCGCCCGGTACGACGCCGATCTCGTTCGACGACAGCAACGTGGCACTCACCGGTGACTGGCCGATCGCTGTCGTCGACGAATCCGTGACCGTTGCGACCGACGGCGGTGCCGAGTCGCTCGGCACCTTCGAACATCCTGATCCCGACACGTTAACGCTCGAGAGCGGGGGAGCGACAGCGAACGACTCGATCGACGACGGGACGGCAGAACACGACGGTGGACTGGCGGTCCCCGGCTTCACGGCTTTGCTTGCGCTGATAGCCGTGTCTGTCATCGCGGGAGCGCTGTGGGTCAGTCGGGAGCGTCGGCGTTGA
- a CDS encoding ArsR family transcriptional regulator: protein MTSDAHIGDDTTPGPLVNVPSECYELFRHPRRLRVIEILGRQHTRLPLAELTTALIDRMDADHLTGQARHDVRTSLVHNHLPRLEDAAIVDWTDTGVALVDEPPVRPADLSIFLEVCEDENADELLQQLVDPVRMRILSVLEASDQPLSLEQLAARLSARAGGPFCDADRAAVALHHSHLPAMADVGVISYDHDSKLITRYDDSISIVQ from the coding sequence ATGACTTCGGACGCTCATATCGGCGACGACACCACCCCCGGGCCGCTCGTCAACGTCCCGTCGGAGTGTTACGAACTCTTTCGCCATCCGCGCCGACTTCGCGTCATCGAGATTCTCGGACGCCAGCACACACGACTTCCGCTGGCGGAACTGACGACGGCACTGATCGACCGGATGGACGCAGATCACCTGACCGGACAAGCACGACACGACGTGCGGACCAGCCTCGTTCACAATCACTTGCCACGACTCGAGGACGCAGCGATCGTCGACTGGACTGACACCGGCGTCGCACTCGTCGACGAACCGCCGGTCCGTCCTGCGGACCTCTCGATCTTTCTCGAGGTCTGTGAGGACGAAAACGCCGACGAACTGCTCCAGCAACTCGTCGATCCCGTCCGGATGCGCATTCTCTCCGTGCTCGAAGCGAGCGACCAACCGCTCTCACTCGAGCAACTCGCGGCTCGACTCAGTGCACGTGCCGGCGGGCCGTTTTGCGACGCTGACCGCGCGGCGGTCGCACTGCACCACTCTCACCTGCCTGCGATGGCCGATGTCGGCGTCATCAGCTACGATCACGACTCGAAGCTGATCACGCGATACGACGACAGCATCTCGATCGTCCAGTAG
- a CDS encoding long-chain-fatty-acid--CoA ligase: MEVPLLVTDFLDRARKYYGDEEAIVATTGERFTYEEFGDRADRLSTVLQDRGIEKGDRVAVLDPNTHYQLESAYGIMQLGAVHTPLNYRLTPEDYEYLLNDSETKAIIADYEYADKIEEIRDEVPTEIFITNDADAVEGDWEDFDDLIADVEPDYERPEMSEDDIITINYTSGTTGDPKGVMRTHRTESLHAQLVTIHHEITDDDVYLWTLPMFHVNGWGHIYSITGMGAKHVCTRGVDAEEIFQQINDEDVSFLCCAPTVLSMLDEYYEENDVSTEGDNPMRVTAAGAAPPESVIRTVEETFGWHFRQLYGATETGPLIGTSATRRLIDEDSEERFGLKKRQGIAPLATEIEVVDDDGNEVPWDDESIGEILVRGNQVMEGYWEKPEETEEAFNDKREGWFHTGDLAVVNEKGMLAIQDREKDIIISGGENISSIELEDTLFDHEAVADVAVIPSPSEKWGETPKAFVVPSNDDPQNPPVTEDELTEFTRERLAGYKVVHRVEFVNTLPKTATGKIQKYELQEQEWDEEESMVGQG; the protein is encoded by the coding sequence ATGGAAGTCCCACTGTTGGTGACCGATTTCCTCGACCGAGCGCGCAAGTACTACGGCGACGAAGAAGCGATCGTCGCGACGACGGGTGAGCGGTTCACGTACGAGGAGTTCGGCGACCGAGCCGACCGCCTCTCGACGGTCCTGCAGGACCGCGGAATCGAGAAAGGCGACCGCGTGGCCGTTCTCGACCCCAACACACACTACCAGCTCGAGTCCGCCTACGGGATCATGCAGCTTGGTGCCGTCCACACGCCGCTGAACTACCGGCTGACCCCCGAGGACTACGAGTACCTTCTCAACGACTCCGAGACGAAAGCGATCATCGCCGACTACGAGTACGCCGACAAGATCGAAGAAATCCGTGACGAAGTCCCGACGGAGATCTTCATCACGAACGACGCCGACGCCGTCGAGGGCGACTGGGAGGACTTCGACGACCTCATCGCAGACGTCGAGCCCGACTACGAGCGCCCCGAGATGAGCGAAGACGACATCATCACGATCAACTACACCTCAGGGACGACCGGCGATCCGAAAGGTGTCATGCGGACCCACCGCACCGAGTCGCTGCACGCCCAGCTCGTGACGATCCACCACGAGATCACCGACGACGACGTCTACCTGTGGACGCTGCCGATGTTCCACGTCAACGGCTGGGGCCACATTTACTCCATCACGGGCATGGGCGCGAAACACGTCTGTACCCGCGGCGTCGACGCCGAGGAGATCTTCCAGCAGATCAACGACGAGGACGTCTCGTTCCTCTGCTGTGCACCGACCGTGCTCAGCATGCTCGACGAGTACTACGAGGAGAACGACGTCTCCACCGAGGGCGACAATCCGATGCGCGTCACCGCCGCCGGTGCCGCGCCGCCGGAAAGCGTCATCCGAACCGTCGAAGAGACGTTCGGCTGGCACTTCCGCCAGCTCTACGGTGCGACCGAGACCGGCCCGCTGATCGGCACCTCCGCGACCCGTCGCCTGATCGACGAGGACAGCGAGGAGCGCTTCGGCCTCAAAAAGCGCCAGGGCATCGCCCCGCTGGCCACCGAGATTGAAGTCGTCGACGACGACGGCAACGAGGTCCCGTGGGACGACGAGTCGATCGGCGAGATCCTCGTCCGCGGCAACCAGGTCATGGAAGGCTACTGGGAGAAACCCGAGGAGACCGAGGAAGCGTTCAACGACAAGCGCGAGGGCTGGTTCCACACCGGTGACCTCGCCGTCGTCAACGAGAAGGGGATGCTCGCAATTCAGGACCGCGAGAAAGACATCATCATCTCCGGCGGGGAGAACATCTCGAGCATCGAGCTCGAGGACACGCTGTTCGACCACGAGGCAGTCGCCGACGTGGCCGTGATCCCCTCGCCCAGCGAGAAGTGGGGCGAAACGCCGAAGGCATTCGTCGTGCCGTCGAACGACGACCCACAGAACCCGCCAGTCACCGAGGACGAGCTGACGGAGTTCACGCGCGAGCGCCTCGCGGGCTACAAGGTCGTTCACCGCGTCGAGTTCGTCAACACCCTCCCGAAGACGGCAACGGGCAAGATCCAGAAATACGAGCTGCAGGAACAGGAGTGGGACGAAGAAGAGTCGATGGTCGGGCAGGGATAA
- a CDS encoding alpha/beta hydrolase: protein MTNVVLPGSRDVRGTLEEPEDNPRAIVVACPPHPQHGGTRSDQRLVAVSDALRDAGIACLRFDYGPWDDGYGERGDVRNAIRWARNAYDGLVGVFGYSFGATLTLLAAAEVEPDAVAALAPTARLAADLDALEALDSLEAPLNILYGTRDTTADWEPIIERARGRGDETTALSADHFFLGATDDIARAIRAFFETTLLESA, encoded by the coding sequence ATGACGAACGTAGTGCTTCCCGGCAGCCGCGACGTGCGCGGGACGCTCGAGGAACCGGAGGACAATCCGCGTGCGATCGTCGTCGCCTGCCCGCCACATCCCCAACACGGTGGCACGCGGAGTGATCAGCGCCTCGTCGCCGTTAGCGACGCCCTGCGTGACGCCGGCATCGCCTGTTTGCGCTTCGATTACGGTCCGTGGGACGACGGCTACGGCGAACGGGGAGACGTACGGAACGCCATCCGATGGGCGCGCAATGCGTACGACGGTCTGGTCGGCGTCTTCGGCTACAGCTTCGGCGCGACGCTGACACTGCTCGCGGCAGCCGAGGTCGAGCCCGATGCGGTCGCCGCCCTCGCCCCGACCGCACGGCTGGCCGCCGATCTTGACGCGCTCGAGGCCCTCGACTCGCTCGAGGCACCCCTCAACATCTTGTATGGCACGCGAGATACGACCGCCGACTGGGAGCCGATCATCGAGCGCGCGCGAGGTCGCGGCGACGAAACTACCGCCCTGTCGGCCGATCACTTCTTCCTCGGCGCGACCGACGACATCGCGAGGGCGATCCGGGCATTTTTCGAGACAACGTTGCTCGAGTCGGCGTAG